In Pseudoduganella albidiflava, a single window of DNA contains:
- a CDS encoding LysR family transcriptional regulator, giving the protein MHPPQWLQSFTALAHTGSFTRAAERLGLTQAAVSQHVRQLEDRLGPLLIRRPRAIELTPAGSALLQYCAEIEEADRRLAVRIADEEACCGDVGLVTPGSLGLFLYPLLLDFQLAHPGLAIRHRFAPDRETLAQVLDKRYDLGIVALKPDDARLAAAPFAEEALELVVPAASDVRGWSDLQALGFIDHPEGHAMATRLLSRAFPGNPGIATVPARGFSNQVGLLLEPVARGLGFTVIPTHARRAFARQEAIRVIDMAAPVVDTLWLIHRAEWPLPARARRVADYLYQQLSERTIR; this is encoded by the coding sequence ATGCATCCGCCGCAATGGCTGCAGTCGTTTACCGCGCTGGCCCATACCGGCAGCTTCACCCGCGCCGCGGAACGGCTGGGGCTAACGCAGGCCGCCGTGAGCCAGCATGTGCGCCAGCTGGAAGACCGGCTCGGGCCCCTGCTGATCCGGCGGCCACGCGCGATCGAGCTGACGCCCGCCGGCAGCGCGCTGTTGCAGTACTGCGCCGAGATCGAGGAAGCCGACCGGCGGCTGGCCGTGCGCATCGCCGACGAGGAAGCCTGCTGCGGCGACGTCGGGCTGGTCACGCCCGGCAGCCTGGGCCTGTTCCTTTATCCGCTGCTGCTGGACTTCCAGCTTGCCCATCCCGGCCTGGCGATCCGCCACCGCTTCGCGCCCGACCGCGAAACGCTGGCCCAGGTGCTCGACAAGCGCTATGACCTGGGCATCGTCGCCCTGAAACCGGACGATGCGCGCCTGGCCGCCGCGCCGTTCGCCGAGGAAGCGCTGGAGCTGGTGGTGCCGGCGGCTTCCGACGTGCGCGGCTGGAGCGACCTGCAGGCGCTGGGCTTCATCGACCACCCGGAAGGCCACGCGATGGCGACGCGCCTGCTGAGCCGCGCCTTCCCCGGCAATCCGGGCATCGCCACCGTGCCGGCGCGCGGCTTTTCCAACCAGGTCGGCCTGCTGCTCGAACCCGTCGCGCGGGGCCTGGGCTTCACCGTCATTCCCACCCATGCACGCCGGGCATTCGCGCGGCAGGAAGCGATCCGCGTCATCGACATGGCCGCGCCCGTGGTCGATACGCTGTGGCTGATCCACCGTGCCGAATGGCCGCTGCCGGCACGCGCCCGCCGCGTGGCCGATTACCTGTACCAGCAACTTTCAGAGAGGACCATCCGATGA
- a CDS encoding NADH:flavin oxidoreductase/NADH oxidase — protein MSALFTEFTLKDVTLRNRIAVPPMCQYSAVDGYTNDWHLAHYTSIARGGAGLVIVEATAVSPEGRITPGCTGLWEDGQAEGMARIAAAIKAGGAVPGIQIAHAGRKASANRPWEGDDHLAEGDPHGWQTIAPSAIAFGANLPKVPQAMTIADIERVKADFVQAARRARDAGFQWLELHFAHGYLAQSFFSAHSNQRDDIYGGSAENRGRFLLETLAAVREVWPENLPLTARFGVIEYDGRDEETLLESIDLTRKMRAGGLDLLNVSVGFTIPKTAIPWGPAFLAPVAERVRREAGLPVAASWGIDAPANADRVIADGQMDLVMVGRALLADPHYPYRAAKDLGLARPSWVLPAPYAHWLERYAMQA, from the coding sequence ATGTCCGCACTCTTCACTGAATTCACCCTCAAGGATGTCACGCTGCGCAACCGCATCGCGGTACCGCCGATGTGCCAGTACAGCGCCGTCGACGGCTATACCAATGACTGGCACCTGGCCCACTACACGAGCATCGCGCGCGGCGGTGCCGGCCTGGTGATCGTCGAAGCCACCGCTGTCTCGCCGGAAGGCCGCATCACGCCGGGCTGCACGGGCCTGTGGGAAGACGGCCAGGCCGAGGGCATGGCGCGCATCGCCGCCGCCATCAAGGCCGGCGGCGCGGTGCCGGGCATCCAGATCGCCCATGCCGGCCGCAAGGCCAGCGCCAACCGTCCGTGGGAAGGCGACGACCATCTTGCCGAAGGCGACCCGCACGGCTGGCAGACCATCGCGCCCTCGGCGATCGCCTTCGGCGCCAACCTGCCGAAAGTGCCGCAGGCGATGACGATCGCCGACATCGAGCGCGTGAAAGCCGACTTCGTGCAGGCCGCGCGGCGCGCCCGCGATGCCGGTTTCCAGTGGCTCGAGCTTCACTTTGCCCACGGCTACCTGGCGCAAAGCTTTTTCTCGGCGCACTCCAACCAGCGTGACGACATCTATGGCGGCAGCGCGGAAAACCGCGGCCGCTTCCTGCTTGAAACGCTGGCCGCCGTGCGCGAGGTATGGCCGGAGAACCTGCCGCTGACGGCCCGCTTCGGCGTCATCGAGTACGACGGCCGCGACGAGGAAACCCTGCTCGAATCGATCGACTTGACGCGGAAGATGCGTGCCGGCGGGCTGGACCTGCTGAACGTGTCGGTCGGCTTCACGATCCCGAAGACGGCGATTCCGTGGGGCCCGGCCTTCCTGGCACCGGTCGCCGAACGCGTGCGCCGCGAAGCCGGCCTGCCGGTCGCCGCCTCCTGGGGCATCGACGCGCCGGCCAATGCCGACCGCGTCATCGCGGATGGCCAGATGGACCTGGTGATGGTGGGCCGCGCGCTGCTGGCCGATCCGCACTATCCGTACCGCGCGGCGAAGGACCTGGGACTGGCGCGCCCGTCGTGGGTGCTGCCGGCGCCGTATGCGCACTGGCTGGAACGCTACGCGATGCAGGCCTGA
- a CDS encoding aldose epimerase family protein, which yields MPPIAASAATAQQFTLTNAWGMRVTISERGAALVSWLAPDRYGRMADILLSYPENEYLRHHRHAWFGAIIGRWANRIARGRFKLDGRVVQADVNDRGNHLHGGDAGFHSAHWDGELAHGGLALSYVSPDGQGGFPGTLAVQVFYQLDDDGSLSIEYQATCDAPTPVNLSSHPCFNLNGGSADVGDHMLRIDADHYLAIDELGIPLGRAEVAGTPFDFRQPAAIGPRMRWPDPQIRVAGGFDHCYCLPSDPREPGRLRNVARVIDPGSGRQLDVATTEAGLQFYSGNGLTGVRGRHGVTYSRHDGFCLEAGAYPDQLNGKGAAAVILRPGQVYRQTTVYRVSLQSSLQS from the coding sequence ATGCCGCCCATCGCCGCCTCCGCCGCCACGGCCCAGCAATTCACGCTGACGAACGCCTGGGGCATGCGCGTGACGATCAGCGAGCGCGGCGCGGCACTGGTCTCGTGGCTGGCGCCGGACCGCTACGGCCGCATGGCCGACATCCTGCTCAGCTATCCCGAGAACGAATACCTGCGCCACCATCGCCATGCGTGGTTCGGCGCGATCATCGGCCGCTGGGCCAACCGCATCGCGCGCGGCCGCTTCAAGCTCGATGGCCGCGTGGTGCAAGCCGACGTCAACGACCGCGGCAACCACCTGCATGGCGGCGACGCGGGCTTCCATTCGGCGCACTGGGATGGCGAACTGGCGCACGGCGGGCTGGCGCTGTCGTACGTGTCGCCGGACGGGCAGGGCGGTTTTCCCGGCACGCTGGCCGTGCAGGTGTTCTACCAGCTCGACGACGACGGCAGCCTGTCGATCGAATACCAGGCCACCTGCGATGCGCCGACACCGGTCAACCTCAGCTCGCACCCGTGCTTCAACCTGAATGGCGGCAGCGCCGACGTGGGCGACCACATGCTGCGCATCGATGCCGACCATTACCTGGCCATCGATGAACTGGGCATTCCGCTGGGCCGCGCCGAGGTGGCCGGCACGCCGTTCGATTTCCGGCAGCCGGCCGCGATCGGGCCGCGCATGCGCTGGCCCGACCCGCAGATCCGCGTGGCCGGCGGCTTCGATCACTGCTATTGCCTGCCGTCCGACCCGCGCGAGCCGGGCCGGCTGCGCAACGTGGCGCGCGTCATCGATCCCGGCTCGGGGCGCCAGCTGGACGTGGCCACCACCGAGGCGGGGCTGCAGTTCTACAGTGGGAATGGCCTGACGGGCGTGCGCGGGCGCCACGGTGTCACATATTCGCGACACGACGGATTTTGCCTGGAAGCGGGCGCCTATCCCGACCAGCTCAACGGCAAGGGCGCCGCGGCCGTGATTCTGCGGCCTGGCCAGGTGTACCGGCAGACCACCGTCTACCGTGTCTCGCTCCAATCCTCACTGCAAAGCTGA
- a CDS encoding GDSL-type esterase/lipase family protein: MRHSLALLLAVAAAHAAAAGADTPDPLTLFKNRPAAGWKVTVADPENSVPLAGAGAVVSKSAVVPKSIKQPEAVVRATAGKVAGRDALTLAWQKTWYASLRFEHAPLDLRPYLAKGIVAFDLDVREMKNGGIDFKLDCGKDCERKVPYVLPGRAASGQGWKSVSFALSCFQRDGDTFETVMKPFSVEATGQGEVAIANLRILKTGTPNTACPDYRTRSVTAEPLNESWAIDWWMPRHEQRVKENAQLRAAGTPPQLVFIGDSITEGWAKEGKEEFARRYARYHPVNLGFGGDRTENILWRLQHGEVDGIDPKVVVLMAGTNNTGSRQEDPATTAAGLRRVIDELQQRLPNAKILLLGVFPRDAVDSQSRRINNAINQRIAAFADNRRVFFADIGSAFLDEAGTLSKDIMPDLLHPNARGYAIWGKAMDPILQPLLTGYRWDSVPIGGGGFVPAVIPTTERGVVYARTDVGGAYRWTSDRWVPLLDWLSEEQTGLLGVDSLAADPRDASKVYLLAGIAYHNGGRTAILRSRDYGKTFAVTDVTAQFKTHGNGAGRNNGERLAVDPGAGNVLYVGTRANGLFRSDDFGATWQRLPGLDVTTTPNGAGIAFVIPDPASVKAGGTAQRLFVGVSRGGTNLFRSDDGGATFVPMDATPDGLMPQRAALDGAGHLYVTFANGAGPHPRGDEKMDRGAIRKYGIAARSGQDVTPKGQPASYSGISVDRSDPRRLLASTISLYAPQGREKGDAKGDRLYLSTDGGTTWTDLVARGFAMDRAGVPWVKGHAIHWASSIVFDPFDPKAAWVTSGNGVFKTSDLDAATVTWRFDVKGLEETVPLGLVSRPGAPLVSTIGDYDGFIHPDLKQYGRIHEPQMGTTFGLAYAALQPQVLARVGKSVYVTRDGGATWRLGRGANGINGIKGQLALSADGKVLLHSPERSRVTFRSLDDGDSWAPAQGIAGARPVADPVDAQRFYAYQDGAFLVSTDAGRTFAARAQLPKGGSDLVRAAPGRAGDVWVPLKNGGLARSVDGGGAFALLDGVTYAGAIGFGKAGRDGAYPAIYLWGTVDGQRGLWRSTNEGADWVRINDDAHQYGGPGDGGFIVGDMNTFGRVYMSSAGRGIVMGEIAK, translated from the coding sequence ATGCGCCATTCCCTTGCGCTGCTGCTGGCGGTTGCTGCCGCACATGCGGCGGCCGCCGGAGCGGATACGCCTGATCCACTGACGCTGTTCAAGAACCGCCCTGCCGCCGGCTGGAAAGTGACGGTCGCGGACCCGGAAAACAGCGTGCCGCTGGCCGGGGCAGGTGCCGTCGTCTCCAAGTCCGCCGTCGTTCCCAAGTCGATCAAACAACCGGAAGCTGTCGTGCGCGCCACCGCCGGCAAGGTGGCCGGCCGCGATGCCCTCACGCTGGCATGGCAAAAGACCTGGTATGCCAGCCTGCGCTTCGAACACGCCCCCCTGGACCTGCGCCCCTACCTCGCCAAGGGCATCGTCGCCTTCGACCTGGACGTGCGCGAGATGAAGAACGGCGGCATCGACTTCAAGCTCGACTGCGGCAAGGATTGCGAACGCAAGGTGCCGTACGTGCTGCCGGGCCGCGCCGCGTCCGGCCAGGGCTGGAAGAGCGTGTCGTTCGCGCTGAGCTGCTTCCAGCGCGACGGCGATACTTTTGAAACGGTCATGAAACCGTTTTCAGTGGAAGCGACGGGGCAGGGCGAAGTGGCCATCGCCAACCTGCGCATCCTGAAGACGGGCACGCCGAATACCGCCTGCCCCGACTACCGCACGCGCTCCGTGACCGCCGAACCGCTGAACGAATCGTGGGCCATCGACTGGTGGATGCCGCGCCACGAGCAGCGGGTGAAGGAAAATGCGCAGCTGCGCGCCGCCGGCACGCCGCCGCAGCTGGTGTTCATCGGCGATTCGATCACCGAAGGCTGGGCCAAGGAAGGCAAGGAAGAATTCGCGCGGCGCTACGCCCGCTACCACCCCGTCAACCTGGGCTTCGGCGGCGACCGCACGGAAAACATCCTGTGGCGCCTGCAGCATGGCGAAGTCGATGGCATCGACCCGAAGGTGGTGGTGCTGATGGCCGGCACCAACAACACCGGTAGCCGGCAGGAAGATCCGGCAACGACGGCGGCCGGCCTGCGCCGCGTCATCGACGAGCTCCAGCAACGCCTGCCGAACGCGAAGATCCTGCTGCTGGGCGTGTTCCCGCGCGACGCGGTGGACAGCCAGTCGCGCCGCATCAACAACGCCATCAACCAGCGCATCGCGGCATTCGCCGACAACCGCCGCGTGTTCTTCGCCGACATCGGCAGCGCCTTCCTCGACGAGGCGGGCACGCTGTCGAAGGACATCATGCCGGACCTGCTGCACCCGAACGCGCGCGGCTATGCAATCTGGGGCAAGGCGATGGACCCGATCCTGCAGCCGCTGCTGACCGGCTACCGGTGGGACAGCGTGCCGATCGGCGGCGGCGGTTTCGTGCCGGCGGTGATTCCGACCACGGAGCGGGGCGTCGTGTATGCGCGCACCGACGTCGGCGGCGCCTATCGCTGGACCAGCGACCGGTGGGTGCCGCTGCTGGACTGGCTGTCGGAAGAGCAGACCGGCCTGCTCGGCGTGGATTCGCTGGCCGCCGACCCGCGCGATGCCTCGAAAGTCTACCTGCTGGCCGGCATCGCGTACCACAACGGCGGCCGCACGGCGATCCTGCGTTCGCGCGATTACGGCAAGACCTTCGCCGTCACCGACGTGACCGCGCAGTTCAAGACCCACGGTAATGGCGCGGGCCGCAACAACGGCGAACGCCTGGCCGTCGACCCCGGCGCGGGCAATGTGCTGTACGTGGGCACGCGCGCCAACGGCCTGTTCCGCAGCGACGATTTCGGCGCGACCTGGCAACGCCTGCCGGGCCTGGACGTGACCACCACGCCTAACGGCGCCGGCATCGCCTTCGTCATCCCCGATCCGGCCAGCGTGAAGGCCGGCGGCACGGCGCAGCGCCTGTTCGTCGGCGTATCGCGTGGCGGCACGAATTTGTTCCGCAGCGACGATGGCGGCGCCACCTTCGTGCCGATGGATGCCACGCCGGACGGCCTGATGCCGCAGCGCGCCGCGCTCGACGGTGCCGGCCACCTGTACGTGACGTTCGCCAACGGCGCCGGCCCGCACCCGCGCGGCGACGAGAAGATGGACCGCGGCGCGATCCGCAAGTACGGCATCGCCGCCCGCTCCGGCCAGGACGTGACACCGAAGGGACAACCAGCCTCCTACTCCGGCATCAGCGTGGACCGCAGCGATCCGCGCCGCCTGCTGGCCTCGACCATCTCGCTGTATGCGCCGCAAGGCCGGGAAAAGGGCGATGCCAAGGGCGACCGCCTGTACCTGTCGACGGACGGCGGCACCACGTGGACCGACCTGGTCGCACGCGGCTTCGCAATGGACCGCGCCGGCGTGCCATGGGTGAAGGGCCACGCGATCCACTGGGCCAGTTCGATCGTCTTCGATCCATTCGATCCGAAGGCCGCCTGGGTCACCTCGGGCAATGGCGTATTCAAGACATCGGACCTGGACGCCGCGACCGTCACCTGGCGCTTCGACGTGAAGGGACTGGAAGAAACGGTGCCGCTGGGCCTCGTCAGCCGCCCGGGCGCGCCGCTGGTGTCGACCATCGGCGACTACGACGGCTTCATCCACCCGGACCTGAAACAGTACGGCCGCATCCACGAACCACAGATGGGCACCACCTTCGGCCTGGCCTACGCGGCGCTGCAGCCGCAGGTGCTGGCGCGCGTGGGCAAGTCGGTCTACGTGACGCGCGATGGCGGCGCCACGTGGCGGCTGGGGCGCGGCGCCAATGGCATCAACGGCATCAAGGGCCAGCTGGCGCTGTCGGCCGACGGCAAGGTACTGCTGCATTCTCCTGAAAGGTCGCGCGTGACTTTCCGATCGCTAGACGATGGCGACAGCTGGGCACCCGCGCAAGGCATCGCCGGCGCCCGCCCGGTGGCCGATCCGGTCGACGCGCAGCGTTTCTACGCCTACCAGGACGGTGCGTTCCTCGTCAGTACCGATGCCGGTCGCACCTTCGCCGCCAGGGCGCAGCTGCCGAAGGGCGGCTCGGACCTGGTGCGCGCCGCGCCGGGCCGCGCCGGCGACGTCTGGGTGCCACTGAAGAATGGCGGCCTGGCCCGCTCGGTCGATGGCGGCGGCGCGTTCGCGCTGCTCGACGGCGTGACGTATGCCGGCGCGATCGGTTTCGGCAAGGCCGGACGCGATGGCGCTTACCCGGCCATCTACCTGTGGGGCACGGTGGACGGCCAGCGCGGCCTCTGGCGTTCCACGAACGAGGGCGCCGACTGGGTGCGCATCAACGACGACGCGCACCAGTACGGCGGTCCGGGCGATGGCGGTTTCATCGTCGGGGACATGAATACATTCGGGCGCGTGTACATGAGCAGCGCCGGCCGGGGCATCGTGATGGGGGAGATTGCAAAATGA
- a CDS encoding PEP-CTERM sorting domain-containing protein (PEP-CTERM proteins occur, often in large numbers, in the proteomes of bacteria that also encode an exosortase, a predicted intramembrane cysteine proteinase. The presence of a PEP-CTERM domain at a protein's C-terminus predicts cleavage within the sorting domain, followed by covalent anchoring to some some component of the (usually Gram-negative) cell surface. Many PEP-CTERM proteins exhibit an unusual sequence composition that includes large numbers of potential glycosylation sites. Expression of one such protein has been shown restore the ability of a bacterium to form floc, a type of biofilm.) — protein MAVKNKLLLAQTGPKMKKVILAGILGALVSASASADTLYFAYKGFYDAYHGVLKPNESLTGHFVANDLNNDGAYSKNELVSLKIGRLNLENVCESYSDGYFISYCVKAFSYSASEGLTIDAYRNVSVEYNAHYNSVKTGEFYKYTWHGYDSGHITSWTWTPETKFVTSTSPVPEPASIAMLGLGLGTLMLARRRRR, from the coding sequence ATGGCCGTGAAGAATAAATTGCTATTGGCACAAACGGGGCCAAAAATGAAGAAAGTCATCCTTGCTGGCATTCTCGGTGCGCTGGTATCCGCAAGTGCGTCAGCCGACACCTTGTACTTCGCCTACAAGGGATTTTATGACGCCTACCATGGCGTCCTGAAGCCCAATGAGAGCCTGACAGGGCATTTCGTTGCCAACGATCTGAACAATGATGGCGCCTACTCGAAGAACGAGCTGGTGTCATTGAAAATCGGCAGGCTCAACCTCGAGAACGTTTGCGAAAGTTATTCGGACGGTTATTTCATCTCCTACTGCGTCAAAGCCTTTTCGTATTCCGCCAGCGAAGGCTTGACGATCGATGCATACCGTAACGTCAGTGTCGAATACAACGCTCATTATAACTCGGTAAAAACCGGCGAATTCTACAAGTACACATGGCATGGATACGATTCAGGCCATATTACAAGTTGGACCTGGACGCCGGAGACCAAGTTCGTCACCAGCACGAGCCCTGTTCCCGAGCCGGCATCCATCGCCATGCTGGGCCTTGGCCTGGGCACGCTGATGCTGGCCCGCCGTCGCCGCCGCTGA
- a CDS encoding XylR family transcriptional regulator, whose translation MLRTHRIALLFNANKIFDREVITGIAGYLASTRTAWDLFLEEDFRLRLAGIDGWQGDGIIADFDDPLVASALASTRVPLVAVGGSYENAADYPAGVPYVATDNFKLVKLAYDHLIEAGLRNIACFSLPAAQENRWAQEREKAYCKLLLRDKLQPEVYRGHATSAQHWSEAVEQQIAWLHSLPKPVGIIAVTDARARQLMQACALAGIEVPEQVAVIGIDNDPLARMLTRIPMSSVIQGAQEMGRTAAHLLDQMLHGVRLPDTRILVPPAGINVLASSKHEAGKHPHVMRARHFIRQYACQGIKTDQVAEYVGISRSSLEAHFRAELGRSVHDEILRLRLEAATGFLARGGCNLADVAVRCGFTSSQYMHSVFKRELGCTPRAWQERQRGAETTGDVPG comes from the coding sequence ATGCTGAGAACGCACCGCATCGCGCTGCTTTTCAACGCCAACAAGATTTTCGACCGTGAAGTCATCACCGGCATCGCCGGTTACCTGGCCAGTACCCGCACCGCGTGGGACCTGTTCCTGGAAGAGGACTTCCGGCTGCGCCTGGCCGGCATCGACGGCTGGCAGGGCGACGGCATCATCGCCGACTTCGACGATCCGCTGGTGGCCAGCGCGCTGGCCTCCACGCGTGTGCCGCTGGTTGCCGTCGGCGGGTCGTACGAGAATGCCGCCGACTATCCGGCCGGCGTGCCCTACGTGGCCACCGACAACTTCAAGCTGGTCAAGCTGGCCTACGATCACCTGATCGAGGCGGGCCTGCGCAACATCGCCTGTTTCAGCCTGCCGGCGGCGCAGGAAAACCGCTGGGCCCAGGAGCGCGAGAAAGCCTATTGCAAGCTGCTGTTGCGCGACAAGCTGCAGCCCGAGGTGTACCGCGGCCACGCCACCAGCGCGCAGCACTGGAGCGAGGCCGTCGAGCAGCAGATCGCCTGGCTGCACAGCCTGCCCAAGCCGGTCGGCATCATCGCGGTGACGGATGCGCGCGCACGCCAGCTGATGCAGGCTTGCGCGCTGGCCGGCATCGAGGTGCCCGAGCAGGTGGCCGTGATCGGCATCGACAACGATCCGCTGGCGCGCATGCTGACGCGCATTCCCATGAGTTCGGTGATCCAGGGCGCCCAGGAAATGGGCCGCACCGCCGCCCACCTGCTGGACCAGATGCTGCACGGCGTGCGCCTGCCCGACACGCGCATCCTGGTGCCGCCGGCCGGCATCAACGTGCTGGCCTCCAGCAAGCACGAGGCGGGCAAGCACCCACACGTGATGCGCGCGCGCCACTTCATCCGGCAGTATGCCTGCCAGGGCATCAAGACCGACCAGGTGGCCGAGTATGTCGGCATCTCGCGCTCGTCGCTGGAAGCGCATTTCCGCGCGGAGCTGGGCCGCAGCGTGCACGACGAGATCCTGCGCCTGCGCCTGGAGGCGGCCACCGGCTTCCTGGCCCGCGGCGGCTGCAACCTGGCCGACGTGGCGGTGCGCTGCGGCTTCACCTCCAGCCAGTACATGCACTCGGTGTTCAAGCGCGAACTGGGCTGCACGCCGCGCGCCTGGCAGGAACGCCAGCGCGGCGCCGAAACCACCGGCGACGTCCCCGGATGA
- the hisN gene encoding histidinol-phosphatase has translation MTEYLEFARQLADAAAAAAMPHFRTRLDVENKEQGAYDPVTIADRAAERAMRELIRARYPEHGIVGEEEGVHRGSSPYHWVLDPVDGTRSFICGLPLWGTLIALNDGTRPVVGAMYQPFTREFFAGAPDGAWLNGEPLRTRPCASLASARVMTTAPEILRVPAQRAAWDALAADAQLVRFGADCYAYCMLAAGHIDAVVEAGLKPFDIQALMPIIEGAGGIVTSWDGGDAQQGGTVLACGDRALHAQLVERLRHAA, from the coding sequence ATGACCGAGTACCTGGAGTTCGCCCGCCAGCTGGCCGATGCCGCCGCCGCCGCGGCCATGCCGCATTTCCGCACCCGCCTGGACGTGGAAAACAAGGAGCAGGGCGCCTACGATCCCGTCACCATCGCCGACCGGGCGGCCGAGCGGGCCATGCGCGAGCTGATTCGCGCGCGCTATCCGGAGCACGGCATCGTCGGCGAAGAAGAAGGCGTGCACCGGGGCAGCAGCCCGTACCACTGGGTGCTCGACCCGGTCGACGGCACGCGTTCGTTCATCTGCGGCCTGCCGCTGTGGGGCACGCTGATCGCGCTGAACGACGGCACCCGGCCCGTGGTGGGCGCGATGTACCAGCCGTTTACGCGCGAGTTCTTTGCCGGCGCGCCGGATGGCGCCTGGCTGAACGGCGAGCCACTGCGCACGCGGCCCTGCGCCAGCCTGGCGTCCGCCCGCGTGATGACGACGGCGCCGGAAATCCTGCGCGTGCCCGCCCAGCGCGCCGCCTGGGATGCGCTGGCCGCCGACGCCCAGCTGGTGCGCTTCGGCGCCGACTGCTATGCCTACTGCATGCTGGCCGCCGGGCACATCGACGCCGTTGTCGAGGCGGGGCTGAAACCGTTCGATATCCAGGCGCTGATGCCCATCATCGAGGGCGCCGGCGGCATCGTCACTTCCTGGGACGGCGGCGATGCCCAGCAGGGCGGCACCGTGCTGGCCTGCGGCGACCGGGCGCTGCACGCGCAACTGGTGGAGCGGCTGCGGCATGCGGCGTGA